A stretch of the Arvicanthis niloticus isolate mArvNil1 chromosome 30, mArvNil1.pat.X, whole genome shotgun sequence genome encodes the following:
- the LOC143440800 gene encoding olfactory receptor 5V1-like — MANLSAVSVFILQGFSTVPALQLMSTVVFLLIYLASVLGNVSIMIAVTLDPHLNTPMYFFIKHLSLVDLCSTSTTLPRALVATMADTKEISLPACASQLFAFVCFGSLECFLITSMAFDRCLAIYRPLTYGVTMSSQTCVSLVVVAWVSGLLFSTFHMVNTFSLPFCGPNTIDHFFCDIPPLMRLACGNTQDHEAAGFIVSGCVIMSCFALTCLSYVLIVYTVVHIRSAAGRWKAFSTCSSHLATVILFYGTGSSAYMQPTAHYSPLQGRMAAIFYSILTPTLNPLIYSLRNKDMKAALRKFYPQVPC; from the coding sequence ATGGCCAATCTCTCTGCAGTGTCTGTGTTCATTCTCCAAGGCTTCTCCACTGTCCCTGCATTACAGTTGATGAGCACGGTCGTCTTTCTTCTCATATACCTGGCTTCGGTTCTAGGGAATGTCTCTATCATGATAGCTGTGACTCTTGACCCCCATCTGaacacccccatgtacttcttcatCAAACACCTCTCCCTGGTGGATCTCTGTTCTACATCCACCACCCTGCCCCGGGCCCTGGTGGCTACCATGGCAGATACCAAAGAGATATCCCTCCCAGCCTGTGCATCTCAACTCTTTGCTTTTGTCTGCTTTGGCTCTCTGGAATGTTTTCTCATTACGTCCATGGCTTTTGACCGCTGTCTAGCCATCTATAGGCCCCTAACATATGGAGTGACCATGAGTTCTCAGACCTGTGTCTCCCTAGTAGTGGTGGCATGGGTCAGTGGGCTTCTCTTTTCTACCTTCCACATGGTCAACACTTTCTCCTTGCCGTTCTGTGGCCCCAACACGATTGATCACTTCTTCTGTGACATCCCCCCACTCATGCGTCTAGCCTGTGGTAATACCCAAGACCATGAGGCTGCAGGTTTTATAGTTAGTGGCTGTGTCATCATGTCTTGCTTTGCTCTCACCTGCCTGTCTTATGTTCTTATTGTATACACAGTGGTTCACATCCGTTCTGCAGCTGGCCGCTGGAAGGCCTTCTCCACGTGCTCCTCCCATCTGGCCACAGTGATTCTGTTTTACGGCACTGGAAGCTCTGCCTACATGCAGCCCACAGCCCACTACTCCCCACTGCAAGGGCGCATGGCTGCCATATTCTATTCTATCCTCACGCCAACTCTGAATCCACTTATCTACAGCCTGAGAAACAAGGACATGAAAGCAGCTCTGAGGAAGTTTTATCCTCAGGTGCCATGTTAG